From the Flavobacterium galactosidilyticum genome, one window contains:
- a CDS encoding amidohydrolase family protein, producing MKKTVLLLIFSFLLPKIYAQEYFPNNEGVPNKTMNFTAFTNAKIYVTPTQIIEKGTLLIQNGKVIATGTKVEIPKNCTTINLDGKSIYPSFIDMYTSFGIEKPKRNTERNPLYDTKRIGYYWNESIRSEVNGYENFNYDHTKADELLKAGFGVVGTHMQDGIARGTGSLIALNNFDKSNQLLSDKISNHFAFTKSVTTNQAYPSSLMGMMALLRQMYYDLDWYKKGNATNKDLTLEAMSNNEKLVQVFTSEDKLNSLRAAKIAKEFGLNFVLKGSGNEFERIQEIKKTNSKFIIPIDFPAAYDVADPNLADQMELKDLRFWNQAPSNLKVLSDNGIVFALTTDKLKKAEDFRPNLLKAIKYGFDKTKALEALTTIPASILGKSSEIGSLKTGSLANFVITSGEIFDEKTTLYENWVQGNKFVINDMTTKDIRGNYNLTIDNEKFKWKIDGEVAAPKSEITSADSKKIKSKLTLSNNWLSTVIKPDDTTKTNFARLIGYIESTQDLSGKAVLFNGTEVKWSAIKTSPFVKAIDSTKAEKNNRIMPITFPNVAYGNLKKPETETILFKNATVWTNEKEGILEETDVLVKNGKIASIGKNISDASATVVDAKGKHLTSGIIDEHSHIAISNGVNEGGHNSSAEVTIQDVVNSEDINIYRDLAGGVTTSQLLHGSANPIGGRSAIVKWKWGASAEEMLYKDQPGFIKFALGENVKQANWGITNPTRFPQTRMGVEQVFTDYFQRAKEYDLAWKKYNSGGKKGKDKAPRVDLELQTIAEIINSERFISCHSYVQSEILMLMNVAEKFNFRVNTFTHILEGYKVADKMKEHGVGASTFSDWWAYKFEVNDAIPFNGPIMHNAGLVVAYNSDDAEMSRRLNQEAAKAVKYGNISEEEAWKFVTLNPAKLLHIDNKVGSIKVGKDADVVLWNTNPLSIYAKAEKTMIEGVVYYDIKKDEENRVAIAKERNELIGQLLQEKNKGMITQQPKKTQKVEYHCDTMEE from the coding sequence ATGAAAAAAACCGTACTCCTACTAATTTTCAGTTTTTTACTGCCAAAAATCTACGCTCAGGAATATTTCCCTAACAATGAAGGTGTTCCAAACAAAACTATGAATTTCACTGCTTTCACCAATGCAAAAATTTACGTCACTCCAACGCAAATTATAGAAAAAGGTACGCTGCTCATTCAAAACGGGAAAGTTATTGCTACAGGAACTAAAGTTGAAATTCCTAAAAATTGTACAACAATTAATTTGGATGGAAAATCAATTTATCCATCGTTTATTGATATGTACACCAGTTTTGGCATCGAAAAACCTAAAAGAAACACCGAAAGAAACCCGTTATACGACACAAAAAGAATTGGCTATTACTGGAACGAAAGTATCCGCTCTGAAGTAAATGGTTATGAAAATTTTAATTATGACCATACCAAAGCCGATGAATTACTGAAAGCAGGTTTTGGCGTAGTTGGAACACATATGCAAGATGGTATCGCTCGTGGGACTGGTAGTTTAATCGCATTGAACAACTTTGACAAAAGCAATCAACTACTATCAGACAAAATTTCAAATCATTTTGCTTTTACTAAAAGTGTAACAACAAATCAAGCCTACCCAAGTTCTTTGATGGGAATGATGGCATTATTGCGCCAAATGTACTATGACTTAGACTGGTACAAAAAAGGAAATGCTACTAACAAAGACTTAACGCTGGAAGCAATGTCTAATAATGAAAAACTAGTTCAAGTATTTACTTCTGAAGACAAATTGAACAGCTTACGAGCTGCTAAAATAGCAAAAGAGTTTGGGCTGAATTTTGTGTTAAAAGGAAGTGGTAATGAATTTGAACGAATTCAAGAAATTAAGAAAACGAATTCTAAATTTATTATTCCAATCGATTTTCCAGCTGCTTATGATGTTGCAGATCCAAATCTAGCTGACCAAATGGAGTTAAAAGACTTGCGTTTCTGGAACCAAGCACCTAGTAACCTAAAAGTGCTATCAGATAATGGAATTGTATTTGCGTTAACCACTGACAAACTGAAGAAAGCAGAAGATTTTAGACCAAATCTTTTAAAAGCTATAAAATACGGTTTTGATAAAACTAAAGCACTAGAAGCATTGACCACTATTCCTGCTTCTATTTTAGGCAAAAGCAGTGAAATAGGAAGCTTGAAAACAGGAAGTTTAGCCAATTTTGTAATTACTTCAGGAGAAATTTTCGACGAAAAAACGACGCTATACGAAAACTGGGTTCAAGGAAATAAATTCGTGATAAATGATATGACCACTAAAGATATTCGTGGTAATTATAATTTGACTATTGATAATGAAAAATTCAAATGGAAAATTGACGGCGAAGTTGCTGCACCAAAATCTGAAATTACCTCTGCTGATTCTAAAAAAATAAAATCGAAACTTACGTTATCGAACAATTGGCTTTCTACAGTTATAAAACCGGATGACACGACCAAAACCAATTTTGCAAGACTTATAGGATACATTGAAAGCACACAAGATCTTTCTGGCAAAGCTGTTTTATTTAATGGTACTGAAGTGAAATGGTCAGCTATTAAAACGTCTCCTTTTGTAAAAGCTATTGACTCAACTAAAGCAGAAAAGAACAATAGAATTATGCCAATCACATTCCCGAATGTTGCTTATGGTAATTTAAAGAAACCTGAAACAGAAACGATACTTTTCAAGAATGCGACGGTTTGGACCAATGAAAAAGAAGGAATTCTGGAAGAAACTGATGTATTAGTTAAAAACGGAAAAATTGCTTCTATCGGGAAAAACATATCGGACGCGTCAGCAACTGTTGTCGATGCTAAAGGAAAACATTTAACAAGTGGAATCATTGATGAGCATTCTCATATCGCTATTTCGAATGGAGTAAATGAAGGCGGACACAATTCAAGTGCAGAAGTGACTATTCAAGATGTAGTTAACTCTGAAGACATTAACATATACCGCGATCTAGCTGGTGGAGTTACTACTTCGCAGTTATTGCATGGTTCAGCAAACCCTATTGGTGGTCGTTCTGCCATTGTAAAATGGAAATGGGGTGCTTCTGCAGAAGAAATGCTTTATAAAGACCAACCTGGATTTATCAAATTTGCTTTAGGTGAAAATGTAAAACAAGCGAATTGGGGAATTACAAATCCAACTCGTTTTCCGCAAACCAGAATGGGAGTCGAACAAGTTTTTACAGATTATTTCCAACGTGCAAAAGAATATGACTTAGCTTGGAAAAAATACAATTCAGGTGGTAAAAAAGGAAAAGATAAAGCGCCAAGAGTTGATTTAGAATTACAGACAATAGCCGAAATTATAAATAGTGAGCGCTTTATTTCATGTCACTCCTATGTACAATCGGAGATTTTGATGTTGATGAATGTAGCGGAAAAATTCAACTTTAGAGTAAACACTTTTACCCACATTCTAGAAGGGTATAAAGTAGCTGATAAAATGAAAGAGCATGGCGTAGGAGCTTCTACTTTCTCAGACTGGTGGGCTTATAAGTTTGAAGTAAACGATGCAATTCCTTTTAATGGTCCAATAATGCACAATGCTGGACTTGTAGTTGCATACAACTCTGATGATGCTGAAATGTCAAGAAGATTGAACCAAGAAGCAGCCAAAGCGGTAAAATACGGTAATATATCTGAAGAAGAAGCATGGAAATTTGTCACGCTAAATCCAGCTAAATTATTGCATATTGATAATAAAGTAGGAAGTATAAAAGTAGGTAAAGATGCCGATGTAGTATTGTGGAATACTAATCCGTTATCAATTTATGCAAAAGCTGAAAAAACTATGATCGAAGGCGTTGTATATTACGACATCAAGAAGGATGAGGAAAACAGAGTCGCTATTGCAAAAGAACGAAATGAATTAATAGGTCAATTATTGCAAGAAAAGAACAAAGGCATGATTACTCAGCAACCTAAAAAAACACAAAAAGTAGAATATCATTGTGATACGATGGAAGAGTAA
- a CDS encoding YifB family Mg chelatase-like AAA ATPase: protein MLVKVFGSAVFGVEATTITVEVNIDKGIGYHLVGLPDNAIKESSYRIAAALKNNGYAMPGKKITINMAPADLRKEGSAYDLTLTIGILVASGQIKAEEVDKYIIMGELSLDGSLQPIRGALPIAIKAKEEGFKGFFLPKQNVKEAAIVAGLDVYGVENVQEVIDFLEGKGNLEPITIDTRAEFYKTLDFPEFDFSDVKGQESIKRCMEIAAAGGHNIILIGPPGAGKTMLAKRLPSILPPMTLREALETTKIHSVAGKLKEVGLMNQRPFRSPHHTISNVALVGGGSYPQPGEISMAHNGVLFLDELPEFKRDVLEVMRQPLEDREVTISRAKFTVTYPSSFMLVASMNPSPSGFFNDPDSPQTSSPHEMQRYLSKISGPLLDRIDIHIEVTPVPFEKLSDDQKAESSVDIRKRVTAAREIQTARFEQMEHIHYNAQMNTKHIREYCALDEVSKQLLKTAMERLNLSARAYDRILKVARTIADLDGAPTVISSHIAEAIQYRSLDRDGWLG from the coding sequence ATGCTAGTTAAAGTTTTTGGAAGTGCTGTTTTTGGGGTGGAAGCCACCACAATAACTGTCGAGGTAAATATTGATAAAGGTATTGGTTATCATTTAGTTGGTTTGCCTGATAACGCTATCAAAGAGAGTAGCTATCGTATTGCAGCCGCGCTAAAAAATAACGGCTACGCTATGCCAGGAAAAAAGATTACTATCAATATGGCTCCTGCTGATTTACGCAAAGAAGGCTCGGCTTATGATCTGACATTAACAATAGGCATACTGGTAGCGTCTGGACAAATAAAAGCGGAGGAGGTTGATAAATACATTATTATGGGAGAGCTTTCCCTAGATGGAAGTTTACAACCCATTAGAGGCGCTTTACCTATTGCCATAAAAGCAAAAGAGGAGGGTTTTAAAGGTTTTTTTCTTCCAAAGCAAAATGTAAAAGAAGCAGCTATTGTAGCAGGACTTGATGTTTATGGTGTTGAAAATGTTCAAGAAGTGATTGATTTTCTTGAAGGGAAAGGCAACTTAGAGCCAATAACGATTGATACGCGTGCTGAATTTTATAAAACATTAGATTTTCCAGAATTTGATTTTTCCGATGTAAAAGGGCAAGAAAGTATAAAACGTTGTATGGAAATCGCCGCGGCTGGTGGTCATAACATTATATTGATTGGTCCACCTGGAGCAGGAAAAACGATGCTTGCCAAGCGTTTGCCAAGTATTTTGCCTCCTATGACCTTACGGGAAGCACTAGAAACTACTAAAATTCACAGCGTCGCTGGAAAACTTAAGGAAGTAGGATTGATGAATCAAAGGCCGTTTAGAAGTCCACATCATACCATTTCGAATGTCGCACTTGTCGGGGGAGGAAGTTATCCGCAACCGGGTGAAATTTCTATGGCTCACAATGGGGTTTTATTTTTAGATGAATTACCAGAATTTAAACGCGATGTTTTGGAGGTAATGCGTCAACCCTTAGAAGATCGTGAAGTAACAATTTCGAGAGCTAAATTTACCGTTACTTATCCGTCGTCATTTATGCTGGTGGCGAGTATGAATCCGAGTCCGAGTGGCTTTTTTAATGATCCTGATTCGCCACAAACCTCTTCGCCGCACGAAATGCAGCGCTATTTAAGTAAAATTTCAGGGCCTTTATTGGATAGAATTGACATTCACATTGAAGTAACTCCAGTTCCTTTCGAGAAATTATCCGATGACCAAAAAGCAGAAAGCAGTGTTGACATTCGTAAAAGAGTGACAGCGGCTCGAGAAATTCAAACGGCACGTTTTGAACAAATGGAGCACATTCATTATAATGCGCAAATGAATACCAAACACATTCGGGAATATTGTGCACTTGATGAGGTTTCTAAACAATTGCTAAAAACAGCGATGGAACGATTGAATCTTTCTGCTAGAGCGTATGATCGAATTCTAAAAGTAGCCAGAACGATCGCTGATCTTGATGGAGCGCCAACAGTTATTTCTAGCCATATTGCAGAAGCTATTCAATATCGTAGTTTAGATAGAGATGGTTGGTTGGGTTAG
- a CDS encoding DEAD/DEAH box helicase, with amino-acid sequence MSFSSLGLSDALLKAISEKGYTTPSPIQQKAIPPILEGKDVLASAQTGTGKTAGFTLPILQLLSQGQQLRQRPIRALILTPTRELAAQILANIKEYSTFLDLKSTVIFGGVNQNPQVTQLRQGVDILVATPGRLIDLQNQGLISLAKVEILVLDEADRMLDMGFLRDIERILKILPSKRQNLLFSATFSRDIKQLAMGILHHPVQVEATPENTTVDAIIQKVYPVAKEKKTDLIIKLITEGNWKQILVFTRTKQGANKLTESMISAGIKAAAIHGNKGQGARTRALAGFKDGSLTALVATDIAARGLDIPLLPHVVNFELPNIPEDYVHRIGRTGRAGASGEAISLFSPDETVFLRDIEKLIGLKLPKEQIVGFEPDPNASKEPIKQGQGRVQRNSTPRTPKSTNTAKTENTTRSNNSFGPRRPSQNNDRRSNR; translated from the coding sequence ATGTCATTTAGCTCATTAGGATTATCTGATGCTTTACTTAAAGCAATCAGCGAAAAAGGATACACAACCCCTTCACCAATACAACAAAAAGCAATTCCACCTATTTTAGAAGGTAAAGATGTATTAGCATCTGCACAAACAGGAACAGGAAAAACAGCAGGTTTTACATTACCTATTTTACAATTATTATCGCAAGGTCAACAATTAAGACAAAGACCTATTCGTGCGTTAATACTAACTCCAACAAGAGAATTAGCAGCACAAATATTAGCCAATATAAAAGAATACAGTACCTTTTTAGACTTAAAAAGTACCGTTATTTTTGGAGGTGTAAACCAAAATCCACAAGTGACGCAATTGCGCCAAGGTGTCGATATTTTAGTGGCAACTCCAGGTCGTTTGATCGATTTACAAAATCAAGGTTTAATATCACTAGCCAAAGTTGAAATCTTAGTTTTAGATGAAGCGGACAGAATGCTAGACATGGGATTTTTAAGAGATATTGAACGTATTTTGAAAATTTTACCTTCAAAAAGACAAAATTTACTATTCTCCGCAACTTTTTCAAGAGATATCAAGCAATTAGCAATGGGTATTTTGCACCATCCGGTACAAGTAGAAGCTACTCCAGAAAACACAACTGTTGATGCTATTATCCAAAAAGTTTATCCTGTTGCCAAAGAGAAAAAAACAGACTTAATAATCAAATTGATTACCGAAGGAAATTGGAAACAAATATTAGTTTTTACCCGTACCAAACAAGGTGCTAATAAACTAACGGAAAGCATGATTAGTGCCGGAATCAAAGCCGCAGCTATACACGGCAATAAAGGACAAGGTGCTCGAACCAGAGCATTAGCGGGTTTCAAAGACGGAAGTTTAACCGCATTAGTAGCGACAGATATTGCTGCTCGGGGTTTAGATATACCATTATTACCCCATGTGGTCAATTTTGAATTGCCAAATATTCCCGAAGATTACGTTCACCGTATCGGAAGAACAGGAAGAGCCGGAGCAAGTGGAGAAGCTATTTCTTTATTCAGTCCAGACGAAACTGTTTTTTTACGAGATATAGAAAAACTAATCGGATTAAAATTGCCCAAAGAGCAAATTGTAGGATTTGAACCAGATCCTAATGCTTCAAAAGAACCTATCAAACAAGGGCAAGGAAGAGTGCAACGTAATTCAACTCCTAGAACTCCAAAGTCTACAAATACTGCTAAAACAGAAAACACAACTAGAAGTAATAACAGCTTTGGTCCAAGACGTCCGAGTCAAAATAATGACCGACGTTCAAATAGATAA
- the ypfJ gene encoding KPN_02809 family neutral zinc metallopeptidase encodes MKWSGRRQSDNVEDRRGMSSGGKTIVGGGIIGIVILLLNVFGGENAQMLTPILEQMNQGQSTPTEQRDLTAQELEEQAFIKTLLADNEDVWSKIFQENNLQYKNPKLVLFTGGVETACGNATSASGPFYCPGDQKVYMDLAFFEELKTKFGAQGGDFATAYVIAHEIGHHVQTLLGTSTKMRQMQEGKSQAEANKLSVALELQADFYAGVWTHYNQQMNNFLEDGDIDEALSAAHAVGDDAIQSKIQGRIVPESFTHGTSAQRKAWFMKGYKTGDINQGDTFAEIR; translated from the coding sequence ATGAAATGGAGCGGTAGACGTCAAAGTGATAATGTAGAAGATCGAAGAGGAATGTCTTCAGGAGGAAAAACAATTGTAGGTGGAGGAATAATAGGTATCGTTATTCTATTGTTGAATGTTTTTGGTGGAGAAAACGCTCAAATGCTAACTCCAATATTAGAACAAATGAATCAGGGACAAAGTACACCCACTGAACAAAGAGACTTAACCGCACAAGAACTAGAAGAACAAGCATTTATAAAAACATTATTGGCAGATAATGAAGATGTTTGGTCAAAAATATTTCAAGAAAACAACTTGCAATATAAAAATCCAAAATTAGTTCTGTTTACTGGCGGTGTCGAAACTGCCTGTGGTAACGCTACCTCTGCCTCAGGACCTTTTTATTGTCCTGGTGATCAAAAAGTGTATATGGATTTAGCCTTTTTTGAAGAGCTAAAAACTAAATTTGGCGCTCAAGGTGGCGATTTTGCAACAGCGTATGTAATTGCGCACGAAATAGGACATCATGTACAAACCTTATTAGGAACTTCCACTAAAATGAGACAAATGCAGGAAGGTAAAAGCCAAGCAGAAGCCAATAAATTATCAGTAGCATTAGAACTGCAAGCTGACTTTTATGCTGGAGTTTGGACACATTACAACCAACAAATGAATAACTTTTTAGAGGATGGTGATATCGACGAAGCATTGAGTGCAGCACACGCTGTAGGTGATGATGCTATACAATCGAAAATCCAAGGACGCATCGTTCCTGAATCATTCACTCATGGAACTTCAGCGCAGCGCAAAGCTTGGTTTATGAAAGGATACAAAACAGGTGATATTAATCAAGGCGATACTTTTGCAGAGATTAGATAA